The nucleotide sequence CATCGATAATCGGCATATCCTCTTTTTTCGGAGCTACGAATAGTAATCATGTTTTTTCCCTTTCGATTAATTCTCTGTTTGTTTTTACTTTAAACAATTTCTTTTAGAATGGGAAGTACGCACTTTTTAGTCAGTTAGTTACCCAGAGGATACTATGACAGCCGCTCCTAAATTTCCCCCTAAAACATCTTGTCCCGCCGAAAAAACGCTACAGGCCCTTAGTGGTCGCTGGAAAATTTTAATTTTGCGAGAATTATTTGACGGGGTTAAGCGGTTTGGAGAACTGCAAAAAGCCTTAAGCGGCATTACCCAAAAAATTTTAACTCAACAATTACGAGAATTAGAAGCTGATGGAATTATTGACAGAAAAGTTTATCCTCAAATTCCGCCTAAAGTGGAGTATTCGCTGACTCCTCTAGGGGAAAGTTTACAACCTATTTTAGAGACGATGCACGATTGGGCGGTTAAATATCATTGAGATAAGTTGATTTTTTATCCTATCTGTTTTTTAGAGATCCAGTTGCCATGAAATCCATTAGGAACCCGAACGGGTAAATGCACGGTAGCGATGGGTTCTTTATCGAAGTTAGCGGGGTCTAAAATTAATAAATCACTGGTTTGCTTGTTTTCGTCATACACTAAAGTCAGTACATATCCATCTAATTCTGAAGTGCCGTTTTCTTTGGCGGCAAAAGCGGGTTCTCCTACATAACAACCGGCTTTCAATTGATGTACTTTGCTAGTTTTATTAATCACATCATATTGAACCAATTGGCTAAAATAATTCGGCTTTTTGTTTTCTAACATTTCTTGTTTATCGAGATAAACAGTATAGCCAAATTGATATTTTTTCCCTAATTGTCTTGAATCTAAAATCGGAAACTCAACATTTCTATCATCTAACGCAGAAGATTTAACGGTTTTTTGGGCTAAATTAATCACCAATCGCTGAAAGTTGCAAGAGTTAGCCATCATCGCTTCCACAGAACCGTCTAATTGCATAGAGGGATAATAAACAAAATCCACAGAAATATTTCCCTCTTCTTCAAAAGCATTCATAAAGTGCCAAACCCAAAATGCCTCAGTTTCAATCACTATTGGCGATTGTTTCCAATTTTTACGGTTAATTAAGATAATTTTTGTCCCTCGTTCAGGTTGCCATTTCAAGGGGTTATAAGTGTTTTTTGCTTGTTGAAAATCAAATCCCAAAGGACAAACAAAGAAAATGACATGATTTTCGGTTATGGCCATATCATGCAACAAAACCGGTTGAGGAATTTCAATGGGGACAGTTCTAATTATTTTTCCTTGGGAATTAGCGACATAATAATGTAAGTAAGGAGCATTAAAGAAGGAATAACGATAAAAATGTAATTCTCCTGTCTGAGAATCAATTTTAGGATGAGCGGTCATCGATTGTTCTAATTTCCCCCCAAAATCCCAGACTCCAACCGTTTCTAATTCAGGGGTAATTTGATAGGGTAATCCAATTTCATATAAGGCTAAAAGTTGACCTTGATAAGCAATAACATTGGTATTAGCCGCATTATGAAATTTTAATTCATTAATTTCTTTTCCTTCAAACATTTTATAAGCTAACTCTCGCGTTTGTACCCAACGATTTCGATAGCTCACTTTTCCATTTTCAAAATAAAATGCGTGCAGCATTCCGTCCCCTTCTAAGGGAAAATTATAGGTAGTGGGTTTATACATCGGGTTAGGGCCATTACGGACATACATCCCCTCTAAATCGGGCGGAATTTGACCGGTAATTTTTACTTTATCTACATCGACTTCCTCAAAAACTGGTGCGTTAATTCCTTGCAGAAAAATATTATTACTTTTCCAAGCAGGGTATTTTTTTGAGGATTTATAAACTGATTGAGCATTGGTTCTCCAGGGATGAGTTTCCACCGCCACCAACGCGGCCAGCGTACTAAGCAAAAATTCTCGTCTTTTCATGGCTTTTATCTCTTATTGATTAAACTTTCATTAATTGGGTGAACTTAATCCCCCATTTTTCATTAATTTTGCCATTGATTTTAAATCAATCCACACTGCGTCTGTGGGAAAATATCGCATGATATCAATCGCTGTCCAGCCATCTTGAGTTTGATTGAAAGCGGCTAAAATTAAAGCGCTCCGAATGGCATAAAATCCGTTATACCCATAATGGGTACTAAAAATGTCTCCCATACTTTTTAACATATCTTCCATGATGGGAGTTCGCAATAAACGGGAAAACTGAACCCCGTCAATTTTATGAGTTTGTTGCAAAGTTTGACGAAGATTCAGCAAGCTTGCTTTATCCATGTGACTAGCATAAAAAGCAAATTCTTTGGTGATTTTTCCTTCTTTGGCATAGATTTCTAATGATTCTACAGACAGAGAAAATTTAAAAGGTCCATAAATTAAATAGAGACGTTCTGCACTGAGAGCCGGCTTGGGGGTTAGAATCACTAAAACTATGCCTAAACTCGTTATTAGAGATGGCAAAACATCAGTTAATAACTTTTGCTTAATCTTATTAAAAACCATTACATTTTTTTGACAATCATTAATTATCCTATAGATAAATTCTAAATAGTAAACTCAGATAGAATTGTTAAATTTTTCTTGAAAATTGTTAATCTTAGGGAATAATATTTGTATATTTGAAAACAAATGCCCGTTAAATAATTTAGGTTTTTTTAAGATATTAAGCTTGAGCTAGAAAGAAATGATTAAAATAACAGTGGATTAAATTTGAGCCTAAAAAAATGATTGAACCCATCGGCGTAGAAACCCAATCTGTCCTCACCTCTCTCGGGACAATGGTGTACTATACTCCCACTAAATCCCCCTGGTACTCCGAAACAGAGCAAAATGCCGAAGAATTACCCACCTTAATTTTTTTACATGGTTTTGGGGGGGGTTCTTCAGCTTATGAATGGTCCCAAGTCTATCCGGCGTTTGCCAGCGATTATCGGGTATTAGCAGCAGATTTGATCGGATGGGGACGTTCTCAGCATCCACAACGTAATTACACACCCGAAGATTACATCAGCACCATCATTGAGTTTATTGACAATACCGTTAATTCCCCCTCCGAGTCGGTGGCGGTGGTAGCTTCTTCTCTGACGGCGGCGTTAACGATCCGGGCGGCGATTGAACGTCCTGAGTTATTTAAATGTCTCATTTTGACCACTCCTGCCGGTTTATCAGATTTTGGCGAAGATTACACCCGCAGCATTTTTGCTCAGATCGTCAAAACGCCGATTCTAGATAAATTTATCTATAGTGCAGGAGTCGCTACTTCTGGCGGGATTCTCAATTTCTTACAAACTCGTCAATTTGCACGGCCTGAGCGCATTTATCCGGAAATAGTAGAAGCCTATTTAAAATCGGCCCAACAACCTAACGCAGAATATGCCGCGCTGTCGTTTGTGCGCGGAGACTTATGTTTTGATTTATCTCGATATATAACTCAGTTAAAAACCCCCACAGCGATGATTTGGGGACAAAAATCCCAGTTTACCGGGCCTGAAATTGGCAAACGTTTAGCGGCACTCAATCCAGAAGCGGTTAAAATTTTTCAAGAATTAGAGGATGTGGGTTTAACCCCACAGTTGGAATTACCTGGGGTCACTATAGGATTAATTAGAAAGTTTCTAAAATTGTTAATGAGTCATTAGTGATTTCAGAGCATCTTTCCCCTGTTCTCTTCTCTCTAGTGTTTAATTGAAAAAAATATAGAGTGCTATTATGCCTAACCGTCTTGCTCAAGTCAAAAGTCTTTATCTCCGTAAACACGCCAATAATCCGATTGATTGGTGGTCTTGGTGCGATGAAGCACTGAACACAGCTAAAGCCGAAAATCGCCCTATTTTTCTCTCAATCGGCTATTCTAGCTGTCACTGGTGTACCGTTATGGAAGGAGAAGCTTTCTCTGATGCGGCAATTGCAGAGTATATGAATACTCACTTTTTACCGATTAAAGTCGATCGAGAAGAAAGGCCGGACCTTGACAGTATTTATATGCAGGCACTTCAGATGATGATCGGACAAGGCGGCTGGCCGCTCAATATTTTTCTGACTCCTGATGATTTAGTGCCTTTCTATGGAGGAACTTATTTTCCTGTAGAACCTCGTTATAATCGTCCGGGTTTTTTGCAAGTGTTACAGTCGGTACGTCATTTCTATGACAACGAAAAAGACAAGCTAAAGTCTTTTAAAAAAGAAATATTAGAGGTGCTTCAGAGTGCTACGGTTTTACCCCTCGGTGATGCCAATCTCGTGTCTAATGATTTATTTTATCGAGGAATAGAGACTAATACCGCAGTTATTACCAATAGTGCCAATGATTTTGGTCGTCCCAGTTTTCCCATGATTCCTTATGCGAATTTAACGCTACAAGGTAGCCGCTTTGAGTTTCAATCTCAAAACGATGGCAAACAAGCCGCCATCCAACGAGGAGAAGATTTAGCTTTAGGGGGGATATATGACCATATCGGCGGTGGTTTTCATCGCTATACGGTAGATTCTACCTGGACAGTGCCCCATTTTGAAAAGATGCTCTATGATAATGGGCAAATC is from Gloeothece verrucosa PCC 7822 and encodes:
- a CDS encoding winged helix-turn-helix transcriptional regulator, giving the protein MTAAPKFPPKTSCPAEKTLQALSGRWKILILRELFDGVKRFGELQKALSGITQKILTQQLRELEADGIIDRKVYPQIPPKVEYSLTPLGESLQPILETMHDWAVKYH
- a CDS encoding carotenoid oxygenase family protein codes for the protein MKRREFLLSTLAALVAVETHPWRTNAQSVYKSSKKYPAWKSNNIFLQGINAPVFEEVDVDKVKITGQIPPDLEGMYVRNGPNPMYKPTTYNFPLEGDGMLHAFYFENGKVSYRNRWVQTRELAYKMFEGKEINELKFHNAANTNVIAYQGQLLALYEIGLPYQITPELETVGVWDFGGKLEQSMTAHPKIDSQTGELHFYRYSFFNAPYLHYYVANSQGKIIRTVPIEIPQPVLLHDMAITENHVIFFVCPLGFDFQQAKNTYNPLKWQPERGTKIILINRKNWKQSPIVIETEAFWVWHFMNAFEEEGNISVDFVYYPSMQLDGSVEAMMANSCNFQRLVINLAQKTVKSSALDDRNVEFPILDSRQLGKKYQFGYTVYLDKQEMLENKKPNYFSQLVQYDVINKTSKVHQLKAGCYVGEPAFAAKENGTSELDGYVLTLVYDENKQTSDLLILDPANFDKEPIATVHLPVRVPNGFHGNWISKKQIG
- a CDS encoding alpha/beta hydrolase, which encodes MVFNKIKQKLLTDVLPSLITSLGIVLVILTPKPALSAERLYLIYGPFKFSLSVESLEIYAKEGKITKEFAFYASHMDKASLLNLRQTLQQTHKIDGVQFSRLLRTPIMEDMLKSMGDIFSTHYGYNGFYAIRSALILAAFNQTQDGWTAIDIMRYFPTDAVWIDLKSMAKLMKNGGLSSPN
- a CDS encoding alpha/beta fold hydrolase, translating into MIEPIGVETQSVLTSLGTMVYYTPTKSPWYSETEQNAEELPTLIFLHGFGGGSSAYEWSQVYPAFASDYRVLAADLIGWGRSQHPQRNYTPEDYISTIIEFIDNTVNSPSESVAVVASSLTAALTIRAAIERPELFKCLILTTPAGLSDFGEDYTRSIFAQIVKTPILDKFIYSAGVATSGGILNFLQTRQFARPERIYPEIVEAYLKSAQQPNAEYAALSFVRGDLCFDLSRYITQLKTPTAMIWGQKSQFTGPEIGKRLAALNPEAVKIFQELEDVGLTPQLELPGVTIGLIRKFLKLLMSH